A genomic segment from Capsicum annuum cultivar UCD-10X-F1 unplaced genomic scaffold, UCD10Xv1.1 ctg73819, whole genome shotgun sequence encodes:
- the LOC124894414 gene encoding uncharacterized protein LOC124894414 — MVKDINRPGNLKVQILDFEDGEMVVHEISTSFLCIEVTEKQVEDPILIQIMKDVVFHVSMLKKCIGDHSLVLPVEKIKVTDSLSYEEEPIPTLDRQVRRLRNKGIASVKVLWRNQKVEEAT, encoded by the exons atggtgaaagatattaaCCGGCCTGGAAACCTAAAAGTGCAAATCTTAGATTTCGAAGATGGGGaaatggttgttcatgagatatctACATCTTTCCTTTGTATAGAAGTTacagagaagcaggttgaagatcccatcttgatacagATCATGAAAGATGTGG tgtttcatgtgtccatgttgaaaaagtgtattggagatcattctctaGTGTTGCCAGTGGAAAagatcaaagtgacagactccttatcctatgaagaagaacCTATACCAACTTTGGATCGtcaagttagaagattgaggaacaaagggATAGCTTCAGTTAAAGTattgtggagaaatcagaaagttgaagaagcaacttag